Proteins encoded together in one Calditrichota bacterium window:
- the aroB gene encoding 3-dehydroquinate synthase translates to MDSFELRTQTGVVPVRFARADATWIANELSRVFGARRPRVMLITDENVALHHLESLRNLLLRDGYSCVEFVLPPGEEQKNLNRAKSILDVMAQKRFARDDVIIALGGGVVTDLAGFVASIYLRGIEWLAVPTTLLGMVDAAIGGKTGVNHELGKNMIGAFHQPKCVLANLAYIDTLAPREIRSGAAEIIKGALLVGGDFWREIEEAGSDALSWNSRRFEEFAARGAEVKIDIVSRDERESGERMLLNLGHTFGHALERVAGYGTLAHGEAVFYGLRAAVKLSELSGLLSPQRARALEKWLSSISLPKIVCSEDDLLEAVRSDKKTASGKQRWILLRDVGKPVISHDVPDQSVRECAAWLAEVTRSGEEVVAIPRRRRVAILNGPNLNLLGTREPSVYGTTTYDDLTALCQEWAEDLSFDVLVRQSNHEGEYSELIQWARRWADGLILNPGALTHTSVSVRDALAAANLPAVEVHVSDPAAREEFRHTSLISDLCGKTISGKGIQGYQLALVELAFALPETT, encoded by the coding sequence ATGGACTCGTTTGAGTTGCGTACGCAAACTGGCGTCGTGCCGGTCCGCTTCGCACGTGCGGACGCGACGTGGATTGCCAATGAGCTGAGCCGCGTGTTCGGCGCTCGCAGGCCGCGCGTAATGCTGATCACTGACGAAAATGTTGCACTCCATCACTTGGAGTCGCTGCGAAATTTGCTCTTGCGCGACGGCTATTCATGTGTTGAGTTTGTTCTTCCTCCGGGTGAAGAGCAGAAGAACCTGAATCGTGCAAAGTCAATACTCGACGTGATGGCGCAAAAACGATTCGCGCGCGACGACGTGATTATTGCGCTTGGCGGTGGAGTTGTGACGGATTTGGCAGGCTTCGTGGCGAGTATCTATTTGCGGGGAATCGAGTGGCTGGCCGTTCCCACGACGTTGTTAGGTATGGTGGATGCGGCAATCGGCGGCAAGACGGGAGTGAATCACGAACTCGGCAAGAACATGATCGGTGCATTCCACCAACCTAAGTGCGTGCTGGCGAATTTGGCCTATATTGACACTCTCGCGCCGCGTGAAATTCGGTCAGGTGCTGCGGAGATAATAAAAGGCGCGCTGCTCGTTGGCGGAGATTTTTGGCGTGAGATTGAAGAAGCGGGATCGGACGCGCTGTCGTGGAATTCGCGCCGATTTGAAGAGTTTGCCGCGCGCGGTGCTGAAGTCAAGATTGATATCGTTTCGCGCGACGAGCGCGAGAGCGGTGAGCGCATGCTCTTGAATCTTGGGCATACGTTCGGACACGCGCTCGAACGGGTCGCGGGCTACGGCACGCTGGCTCACGGAGAAGCCGTGTTCTACGGTCTTCGTGCAGCCGTTAAGTTGTCGGAATTGTCGGGCCTCCTCTCGCCGCAGCGCGCGCGAGCTCTGGAAAAGTGGCTTTCAAGTATTTCATTGCCGAAAATCGTCTGCTCAGAAGATGACCTGTTGGAGGCCGTTCGCTCAGACAAGAAAACCGCGTCAGGTAAGCAGAGGTGGATTCTATTGCGCGACGTCGGCAAACCGGTGATTAGCCACGATGTTCCCGATCAATCGGTGAGAGAATGTGCGGCGTGGCTTGCGGAAGTGACTCGAAGCGGGGAAGAGGTGGTTGCGATTCCCAGACGGAGACGTGTCGCGATTTTGAACGGGCCGAACTTGAATTTGCTTGGCACTCGCGAGCCTTCGGTTTACGGAACGACCACATATGACGACTTGACTGCACTCTGTCAAGAGTGGGCAGAAGATCTAAGTTTTGACGTGCTGGTAAGACAGAGCAATCACGAAGGGGAATACTCCGAGCTTATTCAATGGGCGAGGCGTTGGGCTGACGGACTTATCCTAAATCCCGGTGCGCTGACACATACGTCCGTGTCCGTGCGTGATGCTCTCGCGGCGGCAAATTTGCCTGCAGTCGAGGTACATGTGAGCGATCCTGCGGCTCGTGAGGAATTTCGCCACACGTCTTTGATTTCCGATTTGTGCGGTAAGACAATTAGCGGCAAAGGTATTCAAGGCTATCAGCTTGCTTTGGTTGAGCTTGCGTTCGCCTTACCGGAAACCACATAG
- a CDS encoding aspartate ammonia-lyase, giving the protein MSSEFRIEKDSLGELQVPVNAYYGVQTARAVANFPISGIRPHPVFVKAYVTIKRSAAVVHRDLKLLTEEQADAIIKAADEMLEGKLADQIVVDAYQAGAGTSTNMNVNEVLANRAAELLGLPRGNYSKISPNDHVNMAQSTNDSYPAAIRIGLSLKFPDLLRSVDMAINALDAKAKEFDDVIKSARTHLQDAVPIRLGQEFGGYASVMRRCKERLIAAEKELRQLNLGGTAAGTGMNAHPEYRARVAKEISGKTGIQFHPAENLFEVTQSLGDFLHFSSALRLLALELGKIVSDLRYLSSGPRTGLQEIYLPAVQPGSSIMPGKVNPSMAEMMNQVCYQVVGFDQTVAYCAQAGQMDLNVMMPVVNYNLQQSLHILETSIEVFTKRCIEGITVDRERCKMYFESSVGMATIMNPYIGYLKAAELAKESVKTGKSIVDLIREHKLLTEEQMKEILEPRRLTDPDLQSAGAGGG; this is encoded by the coding sequence ATGAGCAGCGAGTTTAGAATTGAGAAGGACTCACTGGGAGAACTTCAAGTTCCAGTGAATGCTTACTACGGCGTACAAACCGCGCGCGCCGTGGCGAATTTTCCGATTTCGGGCATCCGCCCGCATCCCGTATTTGTGAAGGCATATGTCACGATTAAGCGTTCCGCGGCGGTCGTGCACCGCGATTTGAAATTGCTGACCGAAGAGCAGGCCGACGCGATCATCAAGGCGGCGGACGAAATGCTCGAAGGCAAGCTCGCCGATCAAATCGTAGTCGACGCTTATCAGGCGGGCGCAGGCACCTCGACGAACATGAACGTCAACGAAGTGCTGGCCAATCGGGCGGCGGAACTGCTCGGTTTGCCGCGCGGCAACTACAGCAAGATCAGTCCGAACGACCACGTCAACATGGCGCAGTCAACCAATGACTCGTATCCGGCGGCAATTCGAATTGGTTTAAGTCTCAAGTTTCCAGATTTGCTCAGATCGGTGGACATGGCCATCAATGCGCTCGACGCGAAAGCTAAAGAGTTTGACGATGTGATCAAGAGCGCACGCACGCACTTGCAGGACGCCGTGCCGATACGTTTGGGTCAGGAGTTTGGGGGCTATGCTTCCGTGATGCGCCGTTGCAAAGAGCGGTTGATCGCCGCTGAAAAAGAACTGCGTCAACTAAACCTCGGCGGCACGGCCGCGGGCACGGGCATGAACGCGCATCCGGAATATCGCGCTCGAGTTGCCAAGGAAATCTCCGGCAAGACGGGAATTCAATTTCATCCTGCCGAGAATCTCTTCGAAGTTACACAGAGCTTGGGCGACTTCCTGCACTTCTCGTCCGCGCTTCGCTTACTTGCGCTCGAGTTGGGCAAAATCGTTTCCGACTTGCGTTATCTGAGCAGCGGCCCACGCACGGGCTTGCAGGAAATTTATCTTCCGGCCGTTCAGCCGGGTTCGTCGATCATGCCCGGAAAAGTCAATCCCTCTATGGCCGAGATGATGAATCAAGTCTGCTATCAAGTCGTCGGCTTCGATCAAACGGTCGCCTATTGCGCACAGGCCGGACAGATGGACTTGAACGTGATGATGCCAGTCGTGAACTACAATTTGCAGCAATCGCTGCACATACTTGAAACTTCAATTGAAGTCTTCACTAAGCGCTGCATCGAAGGCATCACCGTCGACCGCGAACGCTGCAAGATGTATTTCGAATCGTCGGTCGGCATGGCCACGATCATGAATCCGTACATCGGCTATTTGAAGGCCGCCGAACTCGCCAAGGAATCGGTGAAGACGGGCAAATCGATTGTCGATTTGATTCGTGAACACAAATTGCTCACCGAAGAGCAAATGAAGGAGATTCTCGAGCCGCGCAGATTGACGGATCCCGATTTGCAGTCTGCCGGAGCCGGCGGCGGTTGA
- a CDS encoding shikimate kinase — translation MAIVYLCGLPGSGKSTIGAMLAKLRGQPFIDLDKMIVERAGMDIPAIFRSLGEPKFRDFENISLVQAASRGESVIALGGGALERKDNRDVILASGILIWLQAPISLLAARTLNQSDRPLLDPDDTLLERVDRLRALAEQRHEQFELAALTFPTTDEDPMQTVLTIHEAIDGLV, via the coding sequence ATGGCGATAGTCTATCTGTGCGGATTGCCCGGCTCCGGCAAGTCTACGATCGGAGCTATGCTGGCGAAGCTGCGCGGCCAACCTTTTATTGACTTGGACAAAATGATCGTCGAACGCGCCGGGATGGATATTCCGGCGATTTTTCGCTCGCTCGGTGAACCTAAGTTCCGTGACTTCGAAAATATCTCGCTCGTCCAAGCTGCCAGCCGCGGCGAAAGCGTAATTGCTTTGGGCGGTGGAGCGTTGGAGCGCAAAGACAACCGCGATGTCATCCTCGCGAGCGGAATTTTGATTTGGCTGCAAGCTCCGATTTCTTTGCTGGCCGCAAGGACTCTCAATCAATCGGACCGTCCGCTGCTCGACCCGGATGACACTCTCCTCGAACGAGTGGACAGATTGCGCGCGTTGGCCGAACAGCGGCACGAACAGTTCGAATTGGCCGCGCTGACTTTTCCCACGACGGATGAAGATCCCATGCAAACGGTGCTGACGATTCACGAGGCGATCGATGGACTCGTTTGA
- the aroC gene encoding chorismate synthase — MIRFLTAGETHGPGLTGILDGMPAGLAITEAEIKIDLLRRQKGYGRGSRMKIEHDHAKILGGVRYGKTLGAPIALFIENRDWENWKEKMSIEDPGEGNRIDKLTNPRPGHADFAGSIKYHHDDIRNVIERSSARETAMRVALAAICRKFLSEFGIRVFSHVVKIGGVDAAPMRTDVSLEEYFAQVEASSVRCGDQVADKKMVDLIDDAVIKKDTLGGVFEVIVDGLPVGLGSFAQGDRRLDGILAQAMISIHAMKAVEFGMGFEVANVFGSQVHDQLYPQDKYVTRKTNNAGGTEGGMSNGERIVMRVAMKPLSSLMQPLDSVNLATGEPVEALRERSDVCAVPAAGVVGEAMAILALMNPFMEKFGGDSMSEIRAHFDATPESPWR; from the coding sequence ATGATAAGATTTTTGACAGCCGGAGAAACTCACGGCCCCGGTTTGACGGGTATTCTTGACGGGATGCCCGCTGGACTTGCGATCACCGAAGCAGAAATAAAAATTGATCTGCTGCGCCGCCAAAAGGGCTATGGCCGCGGAAGCCGCATGAAGATCGAACATGATCACGCGAAAATCCTCGGCGGTGTGCGTTATGGCAAAACTCTCGGGGCGCCTATCGCGCTCTTTATCGAAAACCGCGATTGGGAGAACTGGAAAGAGAAGATGTCGATTGAAGATCCGGGCGAAGGAAATCGCATCGACAAGCTCACGAATCCTCGTCCCGGACATGCGGATTTCGCAGGCTCGATAAAATATCACCACGACGACATTCGCAACGTTATCGAACGTTCTTCGGCACGCGAGACCGCGATGCGAGTGGCGCTTGCCGCAATTTGCAGAAAATTCCTGTCCGAGTTCGGTATTCGCGTGTTCAGTCACGTCGTAAAAATCGGCGGCGTCGATGCCGCGCCGATGCGTACGGACGTTTCGCTCGAAGAGTATTTCGCGCAGGTTGAAGCCAGTTCGGTGCGTTGCGGAGATCAAGTCGCCGACAAGAAAATGGTCGATCTGATCGACGACGCCGTGATCAAAAAAGACACTCTCGGCGGAGTGTTTGAAGTCATTGTGGACGGTTTGCCCGTTGGACTGGGAAGTTTTGCGCAAGGGGACAGACGCCTTGACGGCATTCTTGCGCAAGCCATGATCTCCATTCATGCGATGAAGGCTGTCGAGTTCGGTATGGGATTCGAAGTCGCGAACGTTTTCGGAAGTCAAGTACACGATCAGCTCTATCCGCAGGATAAGTACGTCACACGCAAAACCAATAATGCCGGCGGAACGGAAGGCGGGATGAGCAACGGTGAGCGCATCGTCATGCGTGTTGCGATGAAACCGCTTTCGTCGCTGATGCAGCCGCTCGACTCCGTGAATCTCGCCACGGGCGAACCCGTCGAAGCCTTGCGCGAACGCAGTGACGTGTGCGCAGTTCCCGCGGCGGGAGTCGTGGGCGAAGCGATGGCGATACTCGCTCTCATGAATCCATTTATGGAGAAATTCGGCGGAGATTCGATGAGTGAAATCCGCGCGCATTTTGACGCCACTCCGGAGTCACCATGGCGATAG
- the lpdA gene encoding dihydrolipoyl dehydrogenase has product MAATEFDIVVLGGGPGGYVAAIRAAQLGLSTCVVDEQPLGGVCVNWGCIPTKALLKAAELYQDIQHVAPTMGIHATTNGVDWDRIIQRSREVSEKNSSGVEFLVRRSKIHRPVGRFRIVGDKEIEVHEPKNPDKVIDRIRGKHMIIATGSKDKSLPGVNVDRDRIITYMEAMSLPKQPKSLVIVGAGAIGVEFAYFYKALGTDVTMIEVQPRILPLEDVDSSKAVETAFKKMGMNVMTNTRVRSVTPSKNGVTVEIDGNDKTIGADYCMVAIGFAANVDGWGFEKTGVALDRGFVKVDEFFKTNVHGYYAIGDVIGAPQLAHTASHEGIVCVDAIAGKHPHPIDYTNNPACTYCQPQVASVGYSEEKCKELGLEYKVGKFPFSASGKARAIGHTDGHVKLLFDKHYGQLLGAHIVGSEATEMIAQLALARVLECTPETIYNTVHAHPTLTEAVMEAALAADGRAVHM; this is encoded by the coding sequence ATGGCAGCAACTGAATTTGATATCGTCGTCTTAGGCGGAGGACCGGGCGGATACGTCGCGGCAATTCGAGCGGCGCAGTTGGGACTCTCGACATGCGTCGTCGATGAACAGCCGCTCGGCGGAGTGTGCGTAAACTGGGGATGTATTCCCACGAAGGCCCTTCTGAAGGCCGCCGAACTTTATCAAGACATTCAACACGTCGCACCGACGATGGGCATTCACGCGACGACGAACGGAGTGGATTGGGATAGAATCATCCAGCGTTCGCGTGAAGTTTCCGAGAAGAATTCGTCAGGCGTCGAGTTTCTCGTGAGGCGCAGCAAAATTCACCGTCCCGTGGGCCGGTTCCGCATCGTCGGGGACAAGGAAATCGAAGTCCACGAGCCGAAGAATCCCGACAAAGTCATCGACCGGATTCGCGGCAAACATATGATCATCGCCACGGGCAGCAAAGACAAATCGCTGCCGGGTGTTAATGTCGATCGCGACAGGATTATCACGTATATGGAAGCGATGTCGCTGCCCAAACAGCCGAAGTCGCTCGTGATTGTCGGCGCGGGAGCGATTGGCGTCGAGTTCGCTTATTTCTACAAAGCTCTCGGCACCGATGTCACCATGATTGAAGTGCAGCCACGCATTCTGCCTTTGGAAGACGTCGATTCGAGCAAGGCTGTTGAAACCGCTTTCAAGAAAATGGGCATGAATGTGATGACCAACACGCGTGTGCGCTCGGTCACGCCTTCGAAGAACGGCGTCACGGTCGAAATCGACGGCAATGACAAGACTATCGGAGCAGACTATTGCATGGTCGCGATCGGCTTTGCCGCAAATGTCGACGGATGGGGTTTTGAAAAGACCGGCGTTGCGCTTGATCGAGGTTTTGTCAAGGTCGACGAATTCTTCAAAACGAATGTTCACGGCTACTATGCCATCGGTGACGTAATCGGCGCGCCGCAACTTGCGCACACGGCGTCGCATGAAGGCATCGTGTGCGTCGATGCGATTGCGGGCAAGCATCCGCATCCGATTGACTACACGAATAACCCCGCATGCACATACTGCCAGCCGCAGGTCGCAAGCGTAGGCTACTCCGAAGAGAAGTGCAAAGAACTCGGGCTCGAATACAAAGTCGGAAAGTTTCCGTTCAGCGCGTCCGGCAAGGCCCGCGCAATCGGCCATACGGACGGACACGTCAAGTTGCTCTTCGACAAACACTACGGACAATTGCTCGGTGCCCATATCGTCGGCTCAGAAGCGACCGAGATGATCGCGCAGCTTGCGCTCGCACGTGTGCTCGAATGTACGCCCGAGACGATTTACAATACTGTTCACGCACATCCGACGCTGACTGAAGCCGTCATGGAAGCCGCACTCGCTGCGGACGGTCGCGCCGTTCACATGTAA
- the nadA gene encoding quinolinate synthase NadA: protein MSVLYEKLSRLDPEYYTEKRVAPMVEAVERIKKLKRDRNAVVLAHNYQRPEIFEVADFLGDSLGLSLKAAEVKDADVIVFCGVHFMAETAKIVNPEKTVLLPNLSAGCSLADMATAQDVAARKAELKKTYPDLQVVTYVNTTADVKAESDACCTSSNAVSVVRALESDHILFAPDQNLARHVALHVPDKTVIAWDGYCYVHHQITPETIMTMRRQIPGIKILVHPECRDDVLKLADAALSTSGMVDYAEASDATDFLAVTECGLSDLLQISVPDKNFYRACKICRFMKAISLDDVEQSLLQNRFEINVDEPVRKKAQRALERMFELTGETRDNLTLPQDVANE from the coding sequence ACTCAAACGCGACCGCAATGCCGTCGTACTTGCGCATAATTACCAGCGACCGGAGATTTTTGAAGTCGCGGATTTCTTAGGCGACTCGCTCGGATTGTCCTTAAAGGCCGCCGAAGTGAAGGATGCGGACGTTATCGTATTTTGCGGCGTGCATTTCATGGCCGAGACCGCGAAAATTGTCAATCCTGAGAAGACGGTCTTGCTACCGAATCTCTCTGCAGGCTGTTCGCTTGCGGACATGGCCACAGCGCAGGACGTCGCCGCGCGCAAAGCCGAGCTGAAGAAGACGTATCCCGACTTACAAGTCGTAACTTATGTGAACACGACCGCCGACGTGAAAGCCGAGTCGGACGCATGCTGCACGAGTTCGAATGCCGTCTCCGTCGTGCGCGCGCTGGAAAGCGATCACATTTTGTTCGCCCCCGATCAAAATCTCGCGCGCCACGTGGCATTGCACGTTCCCGACAAAACCGTGATCGCATGGGACGGCTATTGCTACGTGCATCACCAGATCACGCCGGAAACGATCATGACGATGCGCCGGCAGATTCCCGGGATTAAGATATTGGTGCATCCCGAGTGCCGTGACGACGTGCTGAAGCTCGCCGATGCAGCTCTTTCAACGTCAGGCATGGTGGACTATGCCGAAGCGAGTGACGCGACAGATTTCCTCGCCGTTACCGAGTGCGGACTGTCCGACCTTTTGCAAATCAGCGTACCTGACAAGAATTTCTACCGCGCCTGCAAGATTTGCCGTTTCATGAAAGCGATTTCATTGGACGACGTGGAGCAGTCACTGTTGCAGAACCGCTTTGAAATCAACGTCGACGAGCCCGTTCGTAAGAAAGCGCAACGCGCGTTGGAACGGATGTTCGAGTTGACGGGCGAAACACGAGACAATTTGACGTTGCCGCAAGACGTGGCCAACGAATAA
- a CDS encoding sulfite exporter TauE/SafE family protein produces MPIHDYIILAAGALMAATVSGVAGVGGGMVYLPILAEIVGMRLAVPYLSLLLLAGNFSRAYFARKGIDWQVLRAFLLTAIPGAAIGALGYSFLPAIWIAKLLGAYLLIYVGLNFLRVQWPKTANLRSMSWIGIPAGVSSGVVGGSGLIIAPYFLRYGLVKEAFIGTEALAAAGTHVTKAIVWGGTSVLTMKDVILLLPLTVLMVAGSYFGKILVSRMRARLFRGILLMVLAAVGIRFLFFFG; encoded by the coding sequence TTGCCGATTCACGATTACATAATTCTTGCCGCAGGCGCGCTGATGGCCGCAACCGTATCCGGTGTGGCCGGAGTCGGCGGCGGCATGGTCTACCTCCCGATACTCGCGGAAATCGTCGGCATGCGGCTGGCGGTTCCGTATCTTTCACTCTTGCTCTTAGCGGGGAATTTTTCGCGTGCTTATTTTGCGCGCAAGGGCATTGACTGGCAAGTGCTGCGCGCGTTTTTGCTCACGGCGATTCCCGGCGCGGCGATTGGAGCCCTCGGCTATTCGTTTCTACCGGCGATTTGGATTGCCAAATTGCTCGGAGCGTACTTGCTGATTTATGTCGGCCTGAATTTTCTGCGTGTGCAGTGGCCGAAGACGGCGAACCTCCGTTCTATGTCGTGGATCGGCATTCCCGCCGGAGTTTCAAGCGGAGTCGTCGGCGGGTCAGGGCTGATCATCGCACCGTATTTTCTCCGCTATGGTTTGGTGAAGGAAGCCTTCATCGGCACGGAAGCACTTGCGGCGGCGGGCACACACGTGACGAAAGCCATCGTGTGGGGCGGGACGTCGGTTCTTACGATGAAAGACGTCATCCTGCTTTTGCCCTTGACGGTATTAATGGTGGCAGGATCGTACTTTGGAAAGATATTGGTTTCAAGAATGCGCGCGCGGCTTTTCCGCGGCATTCTATTGATGGTATTGGCAGCGGTCGGAATTCGTTTTTTATTTTTCTTCGGGTAG
- the trxB gene encoding thioredoxin-disulfide reductase: MSRTIHNVIIIGSGPAGLTAAIYAGRANLNPVVVDGIQPGGQLMITSDVENYPGFPDGIEGPELMELFRKQAARFGTTYVEDEVISIDTTSRPFKVNLGSNDPLYGHSVIVASGASAKWLGLENEKKMQGRGVSACATCDGFFFRGKVVGVVGGGDTALEEASYLTRHASKVYLIHRRDAFRGSKIMQDRVLENPKVEVIYNTVVEDVLSDANQTAVNGLRLKNVASGEVSDLPVEGFFVAIGHEPNTKIIRDILKTDEAGYVLHHPDSSWTDIDGLFVAGDVHDNHYRQAITAAGAGCMAAIDAERWLEVQAHEGKLKAAEDNLATA; this comes from the coding sequence ATGAGCCGCACCATTCATAACGTCATCATCATCGGCTCCGGACCGGCCGGACTGACCGCAGCTATTTATGCCGGACGCGCAAACTTAAACCCCGTAGTCGTTGACGGCATCCAGCCCGGAGGCCAGCTTATGATCACCAGCGACGTCGAAAACTACCCCGGATTTCCCGATGGCATTGAAGGCCCCGAACTGATGGAACTGTTCCGCAAGCAGGCCGCGCGATTCGGTACGACGTACGTGGAGGACGAAGTTATCTCAATCGACACGACGTCCCGCCCGTTTAAGGTCAATCTCGGTTCAAACGATCCGCTCTACGGTCACTCTGTAATTGTCGCGTCCGGCGCGTCCGCCAAGTGGCTGGGACTTGAAAATGAGAAAAAAATGCAGGGCAGAGGCGTGTCTGCTTGCGCTACCTGCGACGGATTTTTCTTCCGCGGAAAAGTCGTTGGGGTCGTCGGCGGAGGAGATACGGCGCTGGAAGAAGCATCGTATCTAACTCGTCATGCGTCGAAAGTTTATCTGATTCACCGCCGCGACGCGTTTCGCGGGTCAAAAATCATGCAGGACCGCGTACTGGAAAACCCGAAAGTCGAAGTTATTTACAATACCGTCGTCGAAGACGTGCTTTCAGACGCCAATCAAACTGCTGTGAACGGTTTGCGTTTGAAGAACGTCGCAAGCGGCGAAGTCAGCGATTTGCCCGTGGAAGGTTTCTTTGTGGCGATCGGACACGAACCGAACACGAAGATCATCCGCGATATTTTGAAAACGGATGAGGCCGGCTATGTCTTGCATCATCCGGATTCGTCTTGGACGGATATCGACGGATTGTTTGTTGCGGGCGACGTGCATGACAACCACTACCGTCAGGCGATTACAGCCGCGGGTGCGGGCTGTATGGCCGCGATTGACGCGGAACGCTGGCTGGAAGTCCAGGCTCACGAAGGAAAACTCAAGGCCGCCGAAGATAATCTGGCGACGGCTTAA
- a CDS encoding proline--tRNA ligase produces MAKNITPRSKDYSEWYLDLVREAKLADYSPVKGCMVIRPNGYAIWEGIQRQLDKMFKDTGHVNAYFPMLIPQSFLEKEAEHVEGFAMECAVVTHSGLEPDGTGKLKPKGKLEENYVLRPTSETVIWAMYKNWVQSYRDLPILINQWANVYRWEMRTRLFLRTAEFLWQEGHTAHATAEEAVEETIRMLGVYRDFAENYMAMPVMYGLKSEGQKFPGAVNTYCIEAMMQDKKALQAGTSHFLGQNFAKAFDVQFQTDHNTLDYVWATSWGVSTRLVGGLIMTHGDDDGIIVPPKLAQWPVIFIPIARKEDERASVMEAVNRMKAELSAANIGSRVDERDNVTPGFKFAEAELFGYPVRVELGPRDLAAGNCIVTLRHNREKITVPLAGLAAEMPKLLDRVQNELLEAARARMTENTSKIESYDEFKEFIAADSGFALVHWAGDTADEKRIQEETKATLRVIPMDAEKEEGKCFLTGKPSSQRVVFAKAY; encoded by the coding sequence ATGGCCAAGAACATTACTCCCCGGAGTAAAGATTACTCCGAGTGGTATCTCGACCTCGTCCGCGAAGCTAAACTTGCCGACTATTCGCCCGTCAAGGGCTGCATGGTGATTCGTCCCAACGGCTATGCCATTTGGGAAGGAATCCAACGTCAGCTCGACAAAATGTTCAAAGACACCGGGCACGTCAACGCGTATTTCCCGATGCTGATTCCGCAGAGCTTTCTTGAGAAAGAAGCGGAGCACGTCGAGGGATTTGCGATGGAGTGCGCGGTCGTAACGCATTCCGGTCTCGAACCTGATGGTACGGGCAAACTGAAGCCCAAAGGTAAGCTCGAAGAAAATTACGTGCTGCGTCCGACGTCGGAAACGGTGATTTGGGCCATGTACAAGAATTGGGTGCAGAGCTACCGCGATCTCCCGATTCTGATTAACCAGTGGGCGAACGTCTACCGCTGGGAAATGCGCACGCGTCTGTTCCTGCGTACGGCGGAGTTTCTTTGGCAGGAGGGCCACACCGCGCACGCGACTGCCGAAGAAGCCGTTGAAGAGACCATCAGGATGCTCGGTGTTTACCGCGATTTTGCCGAAAACTACATGGCTATGCCCGTCATGTACGGCTTGAAGAGCGAAGGGCAAAAATTCCCCGGTGCGGTGAATACGTATTGCATCGAAGCGATGATGCAGGACAAGAAAGCTCTGCAAGCGGGAACGTCACACTTCCTGGGTCAGAATTTCGCCAAGGCGTTCGACGTACAATTCCAGACCGATCACAATACGTTGGACTATGTCTGGGCGACGTCGTGGGGAGTATCGACGCGCTTGGTAGGCGGGTTGATCATGACGCACGGCGATGACGACGGTATTATCGTCCCGCCGAAACTTGCACAGTGGCCCGTTATTTTCATACCAATCGCGCGCAAGGAAGATGAACGAGCGTCGGTGATGGAAGCCGTAAATCGCATGAAAGCCGAGCTTTCCGCCGCGAATATCGGATCTCGTGTCGATGAAAGGGACAATGTCACGCCCGGCTTCAAATTTGCAGAAGCTGAGTTATTCGGATACCCGGTTCGTGTCGAATTGGGGCCGCGCGACTTGGCTGCCGGAAATTGCATTGTGACCCTGAGGCACAACCGCGAAAAGATTACGGTTCCGCTCGCAGGCCTGGCCGCCGAGATGCCCAAACTCTTGGACCGCGTGCAAAACGAACTCTTGGAAGCGGCCCGCGCGCGTATGACCGAAAATACGAGCAAGATCGAATCGTACGACGAGTTCAAAGAGTTCATCGCGGCAGACAGCGGATTTGCGCTCGTGCATTGGGCGGGCGATACGGCTGATGAAAAGCGCATTCAGGAAGAGACCAAAGCTACGCTGCGCGTCATCCCGATGGATGCCGAAAAGGAAGAAGGCAAGTGCTTCCTGACCGGCAAGCCGTCGTCCCAGCGAGTGGTCTTTGCCAAAGCATACTAA
- the cobO gene encoding cob(I)yrinic acid a,c-diamide adenosyltransferase: MTDTETKTTERETPEGLVLINTGDGKGKTTAALGTVLRAVGYGHRVLIVQFIKGSWTYGEMKSIKRLEPEVEFHRMGKGFVGIVDDNLPREEHEKAAQDALEFAIERLASGDYQLVLLDEIFVAVMLKLLTVSDLHRVIDARPKLTTLILTGRGAPQEIIDRGDTVTEMKEIKHAYQRGILAQRGVDY, translated from the coding sequence TTGACTGATACTGAAACGAAGACAACCGAGCGCGAGACTCCCGAAGGTCTCGTGCTAATCAATACGGGCGACGGCAAAGGCAAAACCACGGCCGCGCTCGGCACAGTGCTCAGAGCCGTGGGTTACGGGCACCGTGTGCTGATTGTCCAGTTCATCAAAGGAAGCTGGACTTACGGTGAGATGAAATCCATCAAGCGGCTGGAACCTGAGGTGGAGTTTCACCGTATGGGCAAAGGCTTCGTCGGCATCGTAGACGACAACCTGCCGCGTGAAGAGCACGAAAAGGCCGCGCAGGATGCGCTCGAGTTTGCAATCGAAAGACTTGCGAGCGGCGACTATCAACTCGTCCTGCTCGACGAAATCTTCGTCGCGGTGATGCTGAAACTTCTGACCGTCTCTGATCTGCACCGCGTGATCGATGCGCGGCCAAAATTGACTACACTAATTCTGACGGGGCGCGGGGCTCCGCAAGAAATAATCGACCGCGGTGACACCGTGACCGAAATGAAAGAAATCAAACACGCCTACCAGCGCGGGATTCTCGCCCAACGCGGGGTGGACTATTAA